The proteins below come from a single Ictalurus punctatus breed USDA103 chromosome 29, Coco_2.0, whole genome shotgun sequence genomic window:
- the cfap97 gene encoding cilia- and flagella-associated protein 97 has protein sequence MYSPKELEGEVDHSFFDSDCDVSSTKPENPVFQRKGNGSHTDEKLPSQIEGEVEACGSLKMENKETGYGVGTLEKEMSGLELQSGLVVKDGSECKEDIEIRKEEVAYQESEKEQAKEREDPLKKEEAACGKEDSDTSSRKSSPLPRSDMSDSSHGSQSDDSSSICCSSSSSAAEEDDTVFKNEDDGYRRSEPAKKSTGKFRNRSHSHPSSSSNGERSSTPLGKHSKTRSTSSPRRQPRPGSANRKQRPKTMETADSDDTVTDVTPLSSPDVSPQQSFDLAPPTSTESTLPVPPTDALETVDGKQLDVNMDGEEPSAMPSAGRLLDRVLLVSTPGNTSVSSLRSTASQRHKNYTFTSDEVRRIDRENQRLLHELSRSTMRSSSRPTHRSSATPFRLYHSALNRQREQQRIQRENLAFLKRLESVKATPGMNRLEQLTDYQRQAGYLGIPTPLIRSTSGRASRTCSSTSPHRTRPETTKPTRTTAPRPAWS, from the exons ATGTACAGCCCAAAAGAGCTTGAAGGGGAGGTAGATCATTCGTTCTTCGACAGTGACTGCGATGTGAGCAGCACCAAGCCAGAAAACCCTGTCTTCCAGAGGAAGGGGAATGGAAGCCACACCGATGAGAAGCTTCCCAGTCAAATCGAGGGAGAGGTCGAGGCGTGTGGAAGCTTGAAGATGGAAAATAAAGAGACTGGGTATGGAGTAGGAACGTTGGAGAAAGAGATGTCCGGACTTGAGCTTCAGAGCGGGTTGGTTGTGAAGGATGGTTCTGAATGTAAGGAGGACATCGAAATCAGAAAAGAAGAAGTTGCTTATCAGGAGAGTGAAAAGGAACAAGCCAAGGAAAGAGAAGATCCTCTTAAAAAAGAAGAGGCGGCATGTGGGAAAGAGGACTCCGACACCTCATCCAGGAAATCCTCACCACTTCCTCGTTCTGACATGTCCGATTCGAGCCACGGCAGCCAATCGGATGACTCGTCCAGCATCTGCTGCTCTTCCTCCTCGTCGGCGGCCGAGGAAGACgatactgtttttaaaaacgaGGACGATGGCTACAGACGGAGTGAACCCGCCAAAAAGTCCACAGGTAAATTCCGCAACCGGAGCCATAGCCACCCGTCGTCATCCAGCAATGGAGAGAGAAGCTCCACCCCCTTGGGCAAGCACTCCAAGACTCGGTCAACCTCGTCACCACGGCGACAACCACGACCGGGATCAGCCAATCGGAAGCAAAGGCCCAAAACCATGGAAACAGCCGATTCCGATGATACGGTGACCGACGTTACTCCTCTGTCCTCTCCAGACGTTAGTCCCCAACAGTCGTTTGACCTGGCCCCGCCCACTTCCACAGAATCAACCCTACCTGTCCCACCTACTGACGCCTTGGAAACTGTTGATGGAAAGCAGCTGGATGTGAATATGGATGGAGAGGAACCATCCG CCATGCCGAGCGCAGGCAGGCTTCTGGACAGGGTGTTGCTCGTCTCCACTCCCGGCAACACCTCCGTCAGCAGCCTCAGGAGCACTGCAAGTCAGCGCCATAAGAACTACACCTTTACCAGCGACGAGGTGCGACGCATCGATCGTGAGAACCAGCGGCTCCTGCACGAGCTCTCGCGCTCCACCATGCGTTCTTCCTCTCGCCCCACCCACCGCTCATCCGCAACGCCCTTCCGGCTTTATCACAGCGCCCTCAACAGGCAGCGTGAGCAACAGCGCATCCAGCGAGAGAACCTG GCCTTTCTAAAGCGTTTGGAGTCAGTAAAGGCGACTCCAGGAATGAACCGATTAGAACAGCTAACAGACTACCAGCGCCAAGCCGGGTACCTTGGAATACCTACACCCCTCATTAGATCTACatcag GACGAGCTTCCAGAACCTGCAGTTCAACCAGTCCTCACAGAACCAGACCTGAGACCACGAAACCCACCAGAACCACAGCTCCACGACCGGCCTGGTCCTGA
- the ufsp2 gene encoding ufm1-specific protease 2, producing the protein MVLTENNNFIFRLKGVLEFSCQLDSSNEAHGQNAISKAFRVLRSRISSESLVFMVCNSPILLWPNKSCHSTVESLSERTPCRDVQQHIDLEDGPNRKSSKRRDKKDASPITVNLKLLMEVTESGSGGALSLCRVTKKQQCVMMPLCMDCVINAGGHDTLGFVCSGLVAALHAQLSDMEQTVLKYRKDKSLPLPEPFHFQLPASDRLFTVIYPAAVTDDQLLSVREELHRKHDLPRDRPYFRRANAFHFPGEPYKDGYLRSPHTHLNAPSIEDAKLYVVRGVYSYHHYMQDRVDDNGWGCAYRSLQTICSWFQQQGYTERTVPTHKQIQQALVDVGDKEPSFLGSRQWIGSIEVQAVLNQLLGVNSKILFVSRGSELASKGRELANHFQTEGTPIMIGGGVLAHTILGVAWSETSGQIRFLILDPHYTGGEDIQTITDKGWCGWKGPEFWDQNAYYNLCLPQTPKII; encoded by the exons GTGCTGACAGAAAATAACAACTTTATTTTCCGACTAAAGGGTGTTTTGGAGTTTTCCTGCCAGCTTGACAGCTCCAATG AAGCCCACGGACAGAACGCCATCTCTAAAGCCTTCCGGGTTCTCCGCTCCAGAATATCATCGGAGAGTCTGGTGTTTATGGTGTGTAACAGCCCCATCCTGCTGTGGCCTAACAAGTCTTGTCACTCCACAGTGGAGAGTCTGAGTGAGCGAACGCCGTGCAGAGACGTCCAGCAGCACATAGA CCTGGAAGATGGGCCAAACAGGAAGTCCTCAAAAAGGAGGGATAAGAAAGATGCCAGTCCT atcacgGTGAACCTGAAACTGTTGATGGAGGTCACCGAGTCGGGAAGCGGCGGTGCACTGAGTCTGTGTAGGGTAACGAAGAAACAGCAGTGTGTGATGATGCCTCTTTGCATGGACTGTGTGATCAACGCAGGCGGCCATGACACGCTCGGCTT TGTGTGCTCTGGCCTGGTGGCGGCGCTGCACGCTCAGCTCTCAGACATGGAGCAAACGGTGCTTAAATACAGGAAGGACAAATCTCTGCCCCTTCCTGAGCCTTTTCACTTTCAGCTGCCTGCGTCTGACCGCCTGTTCACTGTTATTTACCCTGCTGCAGTAACAGACGATCAGCTGCTGTCTGTCAGAGag GAGCTGCACAGGAAGCACGACTTGCCCCGCGACCGGCCGTATTTCCGGCGCGCCAACGCCTTCCACTTCCCGGGCGAGCCCTATAAAGATGGTTACCTGcgcagtccacacacacacctcaacgCTCCCAGTATAGAGGACGCCAAG TTGTACGTGGTGCGTGGCGTGTACAGTTATCATCACTACATGCAGGACCGGGTGGATGATAACGGGTGGGGCTGTGCATACCGCTCGCTGCAGACCATCTGCTCCTGGTTCCAGCAGCAAGGCTACACCGAGAGAACCGTCCCCACACACAAGCAGATacaacag gctcTGGTGGACGTAGGCGATAAGGAACCTTCCTTTTTGGGTTCTCGTCAGTGGATCGGCTCCATCGAGGTGCAGGCTGTGCTCAACCAGCTGCTGGGAGTCAACTCGAAGATCCTGTTCGTCAG TCGTGGATCTGAGCTGGCTTCCAAAGGCCGAGAGCTGGCCAATCACTTCCAGACTGAGGGCACACCCATCATGATCG GAGGGGGCGTCTTGGCACACACCATCCTCGGCGTGGCCTGGAGCGAGACCAGCGGACAGATCCGCTTCCTCATCCTCGATCCACACTACACAGGAGGAGAGGACATACAGACCATCACTGATAAG ggctGGTGTGGATGGAAGGGACCGGAATTCTGGGATCAGAATGCCTACTACAACCTCTGCCTTCCACAAACACCGAAAATCATCTGA
- the slc25a4 gene encoding ADP/ATP translocase 1, translating to MSEAVISFLKDFLAGGVAAAISKTAVAPIERVKLLLQVQHASKQITVDMQYKGIIDCVVRIPKEQGFLSFWRGNLANVIRYFPTQALNFAFKDKYKKIFLGGVDKHTQFWRYFAGNLASGGAAGATSLCFVYPLDFARTRLAADIGKGTAEREFTGLGNCLTKIFKSDGLKGLYLGFNVSVQGIIIYRAAYFGIYDTAKGMLPDPKNTHIVISWMIAQTVTAVAGIISYPFDTVRRRMMMQSGRKGADIMYKGTIDCWKKIIKDEGPKAFFKGAWSNVLRGMGGAFVLVLYDEIKKFT from the exons ATGTCTGAGGCGGTCATCAGCTTTTTGAAGGATTTCCTGGCAGGTGGAGTGGCTGCGGCTATCTCCAAAACAGCCGTCGCGCCCATCGAGAGGGTCAAACTGCTCCTGCAG GTCCAGCATGCCAGCAAACAGATCACAGTTGATATGCAGTACAAAGGCATCATAGACTGCGTGGTGAGGATTCCCAAGGAGCAGGGCTTCCTCAGTTTCTGGCGTGGAAACTTGGCCAACGTGATCCGATACTTCCCGACTCAGGCTCTCAACTTCGCCTTCAAAGACAAGTACAAGAAGATCTTCCTTGGCGGTGTCGATAAGCACACCCAGTTCTGGCGCTACTTCGCTGGAAACCTGGCATCAGGTGGTGCCGCCGGTGCTACGTCACTCTGTTTCGTGTACCCACTGGACTTCGCTAGGACCCGGTTGGCTGCCGATATCGGCAAAGGTACTGCCGAGAGAGAGTTTACCGGCTTGGGCAACTGCCTTACCAAGATCTTCAAGTCAGATGGCTTGAAGGGGCTCTACCTTGGCTTCAACGTGTCTGTCCAAGGCATCATTATCTACAGAGCAGCCTACTTCGGAATCTATGACACTGCTAAAG GCATGCTGCCAGACCCCAAGAACACGCACATCGTCATCAGCTGGATGATTGCCCAGACCGTCACTGCTGTGGCTGGCATCATCTCCTATCCCTTCGACACTGTCAGACGTCGTATGATGATGCAGTCAGGACGCAAAGGAG CTGACATCATGTACAAGGGCACAATCGACTGCTGGAAGAAGATCATCAAGGATGAAGGACCGAAGGCCTTCTTCAAGGGCGCCTGGTCGAATGTGCTGAGAGGAATGGGCGGTGCTTTCGTGCTTGTCCTCTATGACGAGATCAAGAAGTTCACATAA